The Halioglobus maricola genome segment GGATCGCACCCTACGCCTACGATGCGCAGAACCTTGACCTTGGTGCCAGCCCGCCCTCGGCCCAGCATTGGCTGGGGACCGATATCTTTGGCCGCGACCTGCTCACCCAGATCATGTACGGCGGACGTATTTCGCTGGCCGTTGGTTTTGTGGCGACGTCGGTAGCGCTGCTGATCGGTGTTACCTGGGGAGCCGTCGCAGGCTACGTGGGCGGGAAGACCGACGCAGTCATGATGCGCCTGGTGGACATCATGTATGCCCTACCTTTCATGATCTTCATCGTGCTCCTCATGGTCGTGTTTGGCCGCAACATGCTACTCCTGTTCCTCGCCATTGGCGCAGTGGAATGGCTGACGATGGCGCGGATCATGCGCAGCCAGGTTCAGCAGCTGCGTCAGCAGGAATTCGTGGAAGCGGCAATCTCCCTGGGGCTGAGCCCGGGCACGATTATCCGCCGCCACCTGATCCCCAACGCCCTGGGCCCAATCATCGTGTACACCACGCTGACGATTCCCTCGGTGATGTTGCTGGAGGCATTCCTGTCCTTCCTCGGCCTGGGTATTCAGCCACCCCAGACTTCCTGGGGCCTGCTGATCTCCTACGGCGCCGAGACCATGGAAGAATATCCCTGGCTTCTGATTTTCCCCGGGCTGGCACTGACGCTGACCCTGTTCTCACTCAATTTCCTCGGTGACGGCCTGCGGGACGCCCTGGACGTGCGGAGGAGTAAAGACTGATGGCACTTCTAGAAGTAAAAGACCTCGCGGTCAGTTTCGTGACCCGTATGGGCACCAACAAGGCGGTGGACGGTATTTCCTTCAGCGTGGACACCGGCAAGATCACCGCGATCATCGGCGAGTCCGGCTCGGGCAAGTCTGTCGCCTGTTACTCCATGCTGGGGCTGGTCCCCATGCCCCCCGGCAGAATTGACGGCGGCCAGGCACTCCTTGAGGGCAATGACCTGCTGAAGATGAGCGAGGCCGAGCTGCGGGAGATCCGCGGCCGCGACGTCGCCATGATCTTCCAGGACCCAATGACCTGCCTCAATCCGTTCATGACCATCGGCAAACAGTTGATGGAGCCGCTGCTCTATCACAAGGATGTGAGCCAGGCTGACGCCCGTAAACGCGCTGTCGAGCTGTTAGAAGAAGTGGGTATCCGCGACCCGGATACCACCTTCGAAAACTACCCACACCAATTCTCCGGCGGCATGCGCCAGCGGGTCATGATCGCCATGGCCCTGATCAATGAGCCCAAGCTGCTAATCGCAGATGAGCCCACCACGGCGCTGGACGTAACCATTCAGGCCCAGATCCTGAAGCTCATCGCCGAGCTTCAGACCAAGCGCGACATCGGCGTGATCTTCATCTCTCACGACCTTGCGGTTGTGGCCGATATTGCAGACCAGATCGTGGTGATGCAGCAGGGCAAGATCGTGGAAGGCGGAGACTCCGATCACATCTTCCATCACGCAGAGCACCCGTACACCCAGAAGCTGTTGGCAGCGATTCCCGCCGACAGCAAGGCGCCGATGGCGGCGGAGCCAGAGACACTGATCGAGGTGAAAAATCTGCGCACCTGGTTCGATCAGGGTAAAAACGCGGAACCTGTAAAGGCAGTGAATGATGTCAGCTTCGACATCAAACGAGGCGAAGTACTGGGCCTGGTGGGGGAATCCGGTTCGGGTAAGTCCACCATCGGTCGTTCCATTCTGCGCCTGGTGAACGTCACCGGTGGCAGCGTGACATTCGACGGCACAGAGGTCACTGGCCTTGAAGGCAGCGACTTGAAAAACTTCCGCCGCCGCATGCAGATGATTTTCCAGGACCCCTTCGCCTCGCTGAACCCGCGCATGACTGTATTCGATACCCTGGCCGAGCCACTGCTGCTGCACGGCATAGAGAACAGGAAATCAGTCTCCAGCGGCGTCCTCAAATTAATGGACGATGTGGGCCTCGCGCGCAATTTTGTGCGCAAATATCCCCACGAATTCTCCGGTGGCCAGCGTCAGCGCATCGCCATCGGCCGCGCCCTGGCAACCCGGCCCGAGTTCATCGTTGCAGATGAGCCAGTGTCTGCTCTGGACGTCACTATCCAGGCGCAGATCCTCGACTTGATGCAACACCTCGGCAAGGAGTACGGCCTGACTATGCTGTTCGTGTCGCACGATTTGGCAGTGGTACGCCATCTGGCGGATCGCATCCTGGTACTGTACAAGGGCGAGGTTGTGGAACAGGGCACGGGAGATGATTTGTTTGAGCGTCCGCAACAGGACTACACGCGCCAGCTGCTGAGCTCCATTCCCGGACGCGCCCTGCTGGGCTGAACAAGAATGAGCAAGCTGGAAGTACCGACAGAGTTACAGCGCGGCGGCCGGGTAGGCCAATTGGACAACAATCTGGAGTCCAGTCGTTGGCTGCTGGATCGCATTGCCCGGCTCTCGGGCCGGGAAGACCTCGCGGATGCCGCAGTGCTGGATATGGGCTGCGGAAACAAGTTCACTCAAGCAATTCTGCGTGAGGAAATTCCTATTGGCAGTTACAGTGGGATCGACGTCTACCGCGAGTTAATAGAGTATCTGCAGCGTTCGGTCGATGACCCGCGCTGCAGCTATCAGCACGTGGACATCCACAACGCCATGTACAATCCCGAGGGGCATCCACTGGCCAGCCTCGAGGGCTTAGCGCTAGCTGAAGGGCACTTCGATATCATCTGCCTGTTTTCGGTCTTCACACACCTGGCGCCCCACGACTACCCCGCGATGCTGAAATTGCTACGGCCCTACATCAAGCCTGACGGGGTACTGGTATTCAGTCTGTTTATTAACGAAGTAGCGGAAAACGGCCAGGGCTATATCAGCGGCATAGCCGAGCAGCTGACCCGCGGCATGACACCCGAGCAAAAGGCGTCACCGCCACCGCCTTTTGTAGATATGGACCCGAAACAGCCACTCAAGTGGGCGATCTATTCCAGAGAGTACGCGCACGAACTGCTCGCGGACACAGGGTGGAGAATGCGCAGCCTTGAACTACCGGTTGACCCCTACGTCCAGCACCACTTTGTTTGCGAGCCGGTCTAACCGCCCTTCTTGAACCAGCCTTTTACGTTGTCCACGCCATCTTGAACAGCATCAGCGCCTTGTTCTATGGCATCTCCTGCGACATCGCGGGTACTGTCCATCGCCTCGTCGACCTGCGAATCGCTTTCGTCTTCCCACTGGATCAGGATGCCGTCAACGCCGCCGGCGAGGGCCAGGCCGCGCATTTCGGAATGCAATTCAATCACCACCCCATCTGCGCTGCGTAACCACAGTTTGCCGCTACCGGAATCACCGCCGGTCATACCCAATCGAGCGTTACCATAGGTACCGGGAAAAGCCTCGAGGCTCGGCAGGTTGTAAACGGTTCCCTCGGCATCGATCGAGGAAGCCCCGTAACCGCCAACTCCAAGGCCGGCTAGCCTGAAGGGGTAATCCTTGCCATCTATGGTCAGGGTCCCGCCGCCCATGGTGCCACTCCCCACCCAGGCCACCGTATACTGCTTGAGTTCAATCGTCCCCGATGGCTCCAGCTCGTCAGCATCGATCTCCTGCACATCGTCAGCAGCGGACTCAGAGTCTGATGTTGTTGTAGGCTCTGCTTCTACCGCCGCCTCCTTTACTTGCTGAGGTTCCTCGGCGACCGCAGCCAGCTCGGGCGCGGCAGATTGCGCTGGCCCCGCTTCCTGATCACCACCACAGGCCTGCAAGCCGACGAGGGCCACGCCAGACAACATCATCGCCAGTTTATTCATTCTCTCGATCTCCTGATCAGAAGTTGTTTATTTCTACACAGTCTAGTCTGAGGCGCCATCGGCCGCATCCAGCAATGGTACACCCGCACGCCCCACGAGGCCTTCCAGCTTTATATTCACCATGTCCGGGCCACCCCTGCCGAGGGTAACCCATAGGATGTGGTCCATATACTCACCGCGAGTCTTCGGGGTGAATTCGCCGCCAGTCGTGCCCATCTGTATATGTTCCACTCCCGCTCGGACCTCACGGTTATAGCTGTGTTCGTGCCCATTGAACACCGAATAGGAGAAGTTGCCCAGCGCCTGTTCCAGGTCGGCGTAACCTGAAGAGGCTGAATCCCAAAGCGGCTTATGCATCAGCACAAACACCCAGTAGGCATCCTGATTCTTATCCAATACCTGGATGAAATAATCCGATTGCGCCCTGCCCATCACCCCGAACTTGCGCTCATCCAGCCTGGAGTAGTCCGTCGCGAGAAATGCCTCGGGGCCCTGCGACTTGTACACGGCCACCGCATCGTTGCGCAGCTGCTTGATCTCGGCAAACCGTTGCCCGGAGAAGTCCTCCGAATCAAGCATGAGAAATAGATAGTCACCCAGGCGAAAGTGATAGTAGCGTGGGCCAACACTACCTTCCCACCACTCGCGCATGGCCATATTGGAGATATCGTGATTCCCAACGAGCGGATAGAGCGGCATATTCAGCGGCGTCAGGCGATCCGTAAAGGCTGCCCACTCTCGCTCCATCTGCGCCACGTCCTCAGTGCCGCCTTCTATCAAGTCACCCACGGACAGGACGAAATCGGGATTCAGCTGCGCCAGCGCTGCCACCGCGGCATCAAATACTCCCTCGCGCTCGCCTCCGGTTAGATCACCGATTATCGCAAAACGGACCAGCCCGCCCTCCACCGCTGGCGCGGTAAAGCGAATATCATCGGCCGCCAGGGCATCGATAGACAGCGCGAGGATGAGCAAGTTAAGTAGCCGCTTCATGACCTGACTCACAGCGTGTTCTTGTAAACCACCCCATCTTTCATAATCAGACGCAGGTTTTTCCCGGGGTCAGCCAACACGCTGACATCCTCCAGCGGCTCACCATCAATCAACACCAGATCGGCATAGGCACCAGGCTGGATAACGCCCAGACGGCCCTCGCGATAACGATTGCGCGGCCCCGACAATTCGATCAATTCCGCACCAATGCTGGTGGCCTGGAGCATGATTTCTGGCGCACTGAAAATTTCGGCACGGGCCAGCCACTCCATGGCCTGGAGCTTGTAGGCTTCCCTGGAAAGAAACACATCGGAGCCGAATGCGATTTTCAACTTATGCTTCTTGGCCAGGCGAATCATCTCTTGGAAGCCCGATTTGGCCAACTCGAATTTTTCTCGCTGATCCGCTGTAAACTGCGGCGGAGCATCAGCATTGGACATCAGCGCCTCTACCACCAGGTAGACATCGTTTTTGGCCATCTTTTTGATCACGTCTTCCGTCATCAAGTGGCCGTGTTCAATGGAACGTGCACCGAAGTCGATCGCTCGGGATACCGCCTCGTCGTAGTAGGCATGCACCATGAAGTAGGAACCAAAGGTCTCCGCCACATGCGCCGCGGCGCCGAGCTCGGCATCGGTAAACTGGTCGATATCCAGCGGTGAATAGTTAGCGGAAATGCCGCCATTGGTGGCCAGCTTGAGCTGAGTGGCACCGTTGCGGAAGTTCTGCCTGGCGGCCCCCAGCATTTCGGCCTCGCCGTCTACGGCAGTGAAGTGCCCGATGCGCTGCGCGTGGCTGTGCTCGCCTCCCATGTGGTGATGGGGGTTGGTGCGATCGCGCATATCCAGGTGCCCGGAGGTCTGAGTAAGGAACGCGCCGGAGGAAAACACGCGCGGCCCGGCAAACCAGCCATCATCAATCGCGCGCTGCACACCAATGCTCGCGCCACCGGCATCGCGCACCGTGGTGAAGCCGCGCATCAGCATTTCCTCTGCCACCTGACCCGCCGCAGCACCCACGTAAATACCCGTGTATTCATTTTCCAACTGGTCAAATGGCGCGATCAGGGACATGTGGGTGTGGGCATCCACAAAGCCGGGGGACAGTACCCGGCCACCGCCATCAATTCGTTGTGCGCCGCTGTCGACTTCCAGGTCACTGCCAAAGGCGACAATCATATTCCCTTGCACCAGCACATCGGCGTCAACGAGGTGCGTGTTCTCGCCGTCAAAGACACGCACGTTGGAAATCAGGATCTGTTGTTCATCCTCTGCGTGAGCCTTGATCTGAAGCATACCCAGGGCCGCTGCCAACAGGGCAATAGCTGCGGCGAATCCCCTCGCCCTGTCAAAGCGCAAAGCGCGCACGCATACTCCATACATGGGAACTTTCCTCATCGGGGTTCAGGGCAGGGTCTTGCAGGTACTGGTAATCAAAGGTCAGGGCCAGCTGCTGGGTGAGCTGCCAGCGGTAAAACAATTCCAGCGTGTACTGGTCGTCCAGACCCGGGCCAAACGAGTTCTCGTTTATCTCACCCCAGTTGAAACCCACACCTATCAAGTCACCAGGGGCCTGGTCAATGGAGCCGGGGCGGTAGCCAAAGCCCAAACTGACAGTCTTTTCCAGCAGGGAACCACTGTCATCTGTGTATCCGGCGCGCACAAAGGGCATGATCCTGTCGTTGTAATATCGCGACCAGGAAACATTGGCACCCCAGCCACTGGGAGCACCGGCTTCCTCGCGGGCGTCGGCATGCCACAAGGTCAGGTGCACGTTGTCCAGCGCGA includes the following:
- a CDS encoding metallophosphoesterase family protein, with product MKRLLNLLILALSIDALAADDIRFTAPAVEGGLVRFAIIGDLTGGEREGVFDAAVAALAQLNPDFVLSVGDLIEGGTEDVAQMEREWAAFTDRLTPLNMPLYPLVGNHDISNMAMREWWEGSVGPRYYHFRLGDYLFLMLDSEDFSGQRFAEIKQLRNDAVAVYKSQGPEAFLATDYSRLDERKFGVMGRAQSDYFIQVLDKNQDAYWVFVLMHKPLWDSASSGYADLEQALGNFSYSVFNGHEHSYNREVRAGVEHIQMGTTGGEFTPKTRGEYMDHILWVTLGRGGPDMVNIKLEGLVGRAGVPLLDAADGASD
- a CDS encoding ABC transporter permease gives rise to the protein MTTEIISDIAEAEQGSSLWHDAWLRLRKNRLAVGGGATLLLFILVALLTPWIAPYAYDAQNLDLGASPPSAQHWLGTDIFGRDLLTQIMYGGRISLAVGFVATSVALLIGVTWGAVAGYVGGKTDAVMMRLVDIMYALPFMIFIVLLMVVFGRNMLLLFLAIGAVEWLTMARIMRSQVQQLRQQEFVEAAISLGLSPGTIIRRHLIPNALGPIIVYTTLTIPSVMLLEAFLSFLGLGIQPPQTSWGLLISYGAETMEEYPWLLIFPGLALTLTLFSLNFLGDGLRDALDVRRSKD
- a CDS encoding metal-dependent hydrolase family protein, with the protein product MYGVCVRALRFDRARGFAAAIALLAAALGMLQIKAHAEDEQQILISNVRVFDGENTHLVDADVLVQGNMIVAFGSDLEVDSGAQRIDGGGRVLSPGFVDAHTHMSLIAPFDQLENEYTGIYVGAAAGQVAEEMLMRGFTTVRDAGGASIGVQRAIDDGWFAGPRVFSSGAFLTQTSGHLDMRDRTNPHHHMGGEHSHAQRIGHFTAVDGEAEMLGAARQNFRNGATQLKLATNGGISANYSPLDIDQFTDAELGAAAHVAETFGSYFMVHAYYDEAVSRAIDFGARSIEHGHLMTEDVIKKMAKNDVYLVVEALMSNADAPPQFTADQREKFELAKSGFQEMIRLAKKHKLKIAFGSDVFLSREAYKLQAMEWLARAEIFSAPEIMLQATSIGAELIELSGPRNRYREGRLGVIQPGAYADLVLIDGEPLEDVSVLADPGKNLRLIMKDGVVYKNTL
- a CDS encoding ABC transporter ATP-binding protein, with the translated sequence MALLEVKDLAVSFVTRMGTNKAVDGISFSVDTGKITAIIGESGSGKSVACYSMLGLVPMPPGRIDGGQALLEGNDLLKMSEAELREIRGRDVAMIFQDPMTCLNPFMTIGKQLMEPLLYHKDVSQADARKRAVELLEEVGIRDPDTTFENYPHQFSGGMRQRVMIAMALINEPKLLIADEPTTALDVTIQAQILKLIAELQTKRDIGVIFISHDLAVVADIADQIVVMQQGKIVEGGDSDHIFHHAEHPYTQKLLAAIPADSKAPMAAEPETLIEVKNLRTWFDQGKNAEPVKAVNDVSFDIKRGEVLGLVGESGSGKSTIGRSILRLVNVTGGSVTFDGTEVTGLEGSDLKNFRRRMQMIFQDPFASLNPRMTVFDTLAEPLLLHGIENRKSVSSGVLKLMDDVGLARNFVRKYPHEFSGGQRQRIAIGRALATRPEFIVADEPVSALDVTIQAQILDLMQHLGKEYGLTMLFVSHDLAVVRHLADRILVLYKGEVVEQGTGDDLFERPQQDYTRQLLSSIPGRALLG
- a CDS encoding class I SAM-dependent methyltransferase, which gives rise to MSKLEVPTELQRGGRVGQLDNNLESSRWLLDRIARLSGREDLADAAVLDMGCGNKFTQAILREEIPIGSYSGIDVYRELIEYLQRSVDDPRCSYQHVDIHNAMYNPEGHPLASLEGLALAEGHFDIICLFSVFTHLAPHDYPAMLKLLRPYIKPDGVLVFSLFINEVAENGQGYISGIAEQLTRGMTPEQKASPPPPFVDMDPKQPLKWAIYSREYAHELLADTGWRMRSLELPVDPYVQHHFVCEPV